The following are encoded in a window of Streptomyces sp. Go-475 genomic DNA:
- a CDS encoding tyrosine-type recombinase/integrase → MAAKSTVAGRSPLRSTAPKARNTRAVPVTAVLATEHSSEERAVMLSEYATHLRTVNNKHGRPYQEKTVRTYVEAVRALEQWMTRERLEDDFTALDTATVNNFFRAYYDSHDRGGTNSVQRNLRTFFSWLEDEFDVPNPYRDKKFQRYSAPTGGKPKTLSSDFITDLLKVTGNGHPRVREFEKVRDHAMIRVLTEGLRAEELLSLRLEYVNLNQGLLQVVPLKDARAAGEGRIIPLQPKTVIALTRYLRAREHHKLSDSGWLWLGSRNRGHLTYSGLYRMINRRAKDAGYDSVSPHQFRHTFADDLLSAGVAEGDIMTVAGWKDPSMLRRYAADMATTRAVTAVKRMGDRY, encoded by the coding sequence ATGGCAGCCAAGAGCACCGTAGCGGGACGTAGCCCGCTCCGCAGCACGGCACCCAAGGCCAGGAACACCAGGGCCGTACCGGTCACCGCAGTACTCGCCACGGAGCACAGTTCCGAGGAACGTGCAGTGATGCTCTCGGAGTACGCCACTCACCTGAGGACCGTGAACAACAAGCACGGTCGGCCCTACCAAGAGAAGACAGTCAGGACGTACGTAGAGGCTGTCAGAGCCCTGGAACAGTGGATGACCAGGGAACGACTGGAAGACGACTTCACCGCCCTGGACACGGCCACTGTGAACAATTTCTTCAGGGCCTACTACGACAGCCACGACCGGGGCGGTACCAACTCGGTACAGAGGAATCTCCGGACGTTCTTCTCATGGCTGGAAGACGAGTTCGACGTACCCAACCCCTACCGGGACAAGAAGTTTCAGCGGTACTCCGCACCCACCGGGGGCAAGCCCAAGACGCTCTCCTCGGACTTCATCACTGACCTTCTTAAGGTGACCGGGAATGGTCACCCCAGGGTTCGGGAGTTCGAGAAGGTTCGGGACCATGCCATGATCCGTGTCCTGACAGAAGGACTGCGGGCAGAGGAACTCCTGTCACTCCGACTGGAGTACGTCAACCTGAATCAGGGCCTCTTGCAGGTGGTGCCCTTGAAGGACGCCAGGGCGGCAGGAGAGGGCCGCATCATCCCGTTGCAGCCCAAGACAGTCATTGCTCTGACCCGGTACCTGAGGGCCAGGGAACACCACAAGCTGAGTGACAGCGGGTGGCTCTGGCTTGGCAGCAGGAACCGCGGACACCTCACATACTCGGGTCTCTACCGAATGATCAATCGGCGTGCCAAGGATGCCGGATACGACTCGGTAAGTCCTCATCAGTTCCGCCACACATTCGCCGATGATCTCCTGTCAGCAGGAGTGGCAGAGGGCGACATCATGACCGTGGCCGGCTGGAAGGACCCGAGCATGCTCCGCAGGTACGCCGCAGACATGGCCACAACCAGGGCCGTAACGGCAGTCAAGCGCATGGGCGACCGGTACTAG
- a CDS encoding DUF4097 family beta strand repeat-containing protein — MTRSTHTAGTTRSTRSTRSLPARAVAVAGAVVVLVSALSACGASAGDDTDPDRRSFDLEGRTLTVDSDDSALEIVAAEDNPAGRIEVTRWFQGSVVIGKDPEVTWSMRDDRLVLRLKCSGVVADCSARHRIEVPRGVTVKVQDGDGSVRARGFRDPLSVRTGDGSVRVTDTTGPLNLRTGDGSIRVSEATGRLELRADDGSIRVSDATGPLRMRTGDGSIRADVSSRDVRTHTGDGSVRLDLGVVPDRVESRSGDGSVTIAVPRAGYRVTTETGDGGVDVSVPRDETSRHVVSARTGDGKVTVRTAN; from the coding sequence ATGACCCGCAGCACGCACACCGCCGGCACCACCCGCAGCACCCGCAGCACCCGCTCCCTCCCTGCCCGTGCGGTCGCCGTCGCCGGTGCCGTCGTGGTGCTGGTCTCGGCTCTGAGCGCCTGCGGGGCGTCCGCCGGGGACGACACGGACCCGGACCGCCGGTCCTTCGACCTGGAGGGCCGCACGCTCACCGTGGACTCCGACGACTCGGCCCTGGAGATCGTCGCCGCCGAGGACAACCCGGCGGGCAGGATCGAGGTGACCCGGTGGTTCCAGGGGTCGGTCGTCATCGGCAAGGACCCCGAGGTCACCTGGTCCATGCGGGACGACCGGCTGGTGCTGCGGCTGAAGTGCTCCGGCGTCGTCGCCGACTGCTCGGCCAGGCACCGCATCGAGGTGCCGCGCGGCGTCACCGTGAAGGTCCAGGACGGCGACGGCAGCGTGCGCGCCCGGGGCTTCCGGGACCCGCTGAGCGTCCGCACGGGCGACGGCTCCGTCCGCGTCACCGACACCACCGGTCCCCTGAACCTGCGCACCGGCGACGGTTCCATCCGCGTCAGCGAGGCCACCGGCCGGCTGGAGCTGCGCGCCGACGACGGGTCCATCCGCGTCAGCGACGCCACCGGCCCGCTCCGGATGCGCACCGGCGACGGTTCCATCCGGGCGGACGTCTCCTCCCGTGACGTCCGCACCCACACCGGTGACGGCTCGGTCCGCCTCGACCTCGGCGTCGTACCGGACCGTGTCGAGTCCCGCAGCGGCGACGGTTCCGTGACCATCGCCGTGCCCCGGGCCGGCTACCGGGTGACCACCGAGACCGGTGACGGCGGCGTGGACGTGTCCGTGCCCCGCGACGAGACCAGCCGGCACGTGGTGTCCGCCCGGACCGGCGACGGCAAAGTCACGGTCCGAACCGCGAACTGA
- a CDS encoding zinc ribbon domain-containing protein, translating into MPRYEYRCRTCGDTFELSRPMAESAAPAACPSGHDDTVKLLSTVAVAGSASAPAPAPRAGGGGGGCCGGGCCG; encoded by the coding sequence ATGCCTCGCTACGAGTACCGCTGCCGGACCTGCGGCGACACCTTCGAACTGAGCCGTCCCATGGCGGAGTCCGCCGCCCCCGCGGCATGCCCCTCGGGTCACGACGACACGGTGAAGCTCCTCTCCACGGTCGCGGTGGCCGGCTCGGCCTCCGCCCCGGCCCCGGCGCCCCGCGCGGGCGGCGGAGGCGGCGGGTGCTGCGGTGGCGGCTGCTGCGGCTGA
- a CDS encoding DedA family protein, translating into MTAIAADAGPQWVNDLMDTLGAPGAGLAIALENLFPPLPSEVILPLAGFAASSGRMGLLAVLLWTTAGSVIGALALYGVGALLGRDRTVAIAGRLPLVKVSDIEKTEAWFLKHGTKAVFFGRMIPIFRSLISVPAGVERMRLPVFLGLTTLGSAIWNTAFVLAGYFLGANWHTVSDIVSTYSKVVLAVAALAVAAFIAVRLLRPRPEEARGTARQATARPHPHDDQDTRVLRRPVLPPEAPAGSAPRRGHPGREAP; encoded by the coding sequence ATGACAGCCATCGCCGCGGACGCCGGACCGCAGTGGGTCAACGACCTCATGGACACGCTGGGCGCGCCGGGTGCCGGTCTCGCCATCGCCCTGGAGAACCTGTTCCCGCCGCTGCCCAGCGAGGTGATCCTGCCGCTCGCCGGGTTCGCCGCGAGCAGCGGGCGGATGGGCCTGCTCGCCGTCCTGCTGTGGACGACGGCCGGTTCGGTGATCGGCGCGCTCGCGCTGTACGGGGTCGGGGCGCTGCTCGGCCGCGACCGGACGGTGGCGATCGCGGGCCGGCTTCCGCTGGTGAAGGTGTCGGACATCGAGAAGACCGAGGCGTGGTTCCTGAAGCACGGCACCAAGGCCGTGTTCTTCGGCCGGATGATCCCGATCTTCCGCAGTCTGATCTCCGTACCGGCGGGTGTCGAGCGCATGCGCCTGCCCGTGTTCCTGGGGCTGACCACGCTGGGCAGCGCGATCTGGAACACGGCGTTCGTCCTCGCGGGCTACTTCCTCGGCGCGAACTGGCACACGGTGTCCGACATCGTCTCCACGTACTCCAAGGTGGTCCTGGCCGTGGCGGCCCTGGCGGTGGCGGCGTTCATCGCGGTACGGCTGCTGCGACCGCGCCCTGAAGAGGCGCGGGGAACTGCGCGACAAGCCACCGCCCGGCCGCACCCGCACGACGACCAGGACACCCGAGTCCTCAGGCGCCCCGTACTGCCCCCAGAAGCTCCCGCAGGATCCGCTCCCCGGCGAGGACACCCCGGTCGGGAAGCACCCTGA
- a CDS encoding HAD family hydrolase, with translation MPVLVASDLDRTLIYSSAALALTMPDARAPRLLCVEVHESKPLSYMTETAAGLLTDLGDAAVFVPTTTRTRKQYLRINLPGPAPTYAICANGGHILVDGVSDPDWHAQVTARLADQCAPLAEVQEHLLRAADPVWVRKHRVADDLFAYLVVERELLDEDWVKELAVWAENRGWTVSLQGRKIYAVPKPLTKSAAMREIARRTGADLTLAAGDSLLDTDLLLAADQGWRPGHGELADTGFTAPSVRVLPDRGVLAGERILRELLGAVRGA, from the coding sequence ATGCCCGTACTCGTCGCGAGCGACCTCGACCGCACCCTGATCTACTCCTCCGCGGCCCTGGCGCTGACCATGCCCGACGCGCGGGCGCCCCGGCTGCTGTGCGTGGAGGTGCACGAGAGCAAGCCGCTGTCCTACATGACCGAGACGGCGGCCGGGCTCCTCACCGACCTGGGCGACGCGGCCGTGTTCGTGCCGACGACGACCCGGACGCGCAAGCAGTACCTGCGCATCAATCTGCCGGGCCCCGCGCCCACGTACGCGATCTGCGCGAACGGCGGCCACATCCTGGTGGACGGCGTGTCCGACCCCGACTGGCACGCACAGGTGACCGCGCGGCTGGCCGACCAGTGCGCGCCCCTGGCCGAGGTGCAGGAACACCTGCTGCGGGCCGCCGACCCGGTCTGGGTGCGCAAGCACCGCGTCGCCGACGACCTCTTCGCCTACCTCGTCGTCGAGCGTGAACTGCTGGACGAGGACTGGGTGAAGGAACTCGCGGTGTGGGCGGAGAACCGCGGCTGGACGGTGTCCCTCCAGGGCCGCAAGATCTACGCCGTGCCCAAGCCGCTCACCAAGAGCGCGGCGATGCGCGAGATCGCCCGGCGGACCGGGGCCGATCTCACGCTCGCCGCGGGTGACTCCCTGCTCGACACCGACCTGCTCCTCGCGGCGGACCAGGGCTGGCGGCCCGGTCACGGAGAGCTGGCCGACACCGGCTTCACGGCTCCCTCGGTCAGGGTGCTTCCCGACCGGGGTGTCCTCGCCGGGGAGCGGATCCTGCGGGAGCTTCTGGGGGCAGTACGGGGCGCCTGA
- a CDS encoding phosphoribosyltransferase, with product MEKAVNEGPHHEVRDGVWSGSWVAERLGVELAGDDHLTDLLGLALRRNPKRAHLLVSNVLGKHVPQSPSVVYGHGVELGRRVRDLLGEEEARAAVVLGYAETATGLGHSVADGLGLAPCLHSTRRPVAGLAPAGGFEESHSHATSHLLLPEDPALLTGAGPLVLVDDEFSTGNTVLNTVRDLHARYPRRRYVVVALVDMRSAADAGRLEDFAREIGARVDLVAAASGTVRLPEGVLEKGRELVARYESEGSSDNGVAVEADQEVNPSGARGTARPAPTGPHPDDERTHPRITRVDLRWPAGLPDGGRHGFTPAHRARLEAALPGMAARIAEALPAGARRVLVLGFEELMYAPLRLAEALERTTDAEVRYSTTTRSPVLAVDDPGYAIRTRLVFPAHDDPADGPGERYAYNVAGAGFDAVVAVVDSAGDTPALHAPDGLLARLAAHTPRVLLAVVPSYVPGTRPAPERPSMLPEPLRGPAFSSYAPEEVGWLLQDLSDVTLEAPTEEREEAIQSGGAHYAESLPVEYQPSEQYQELFHAALEESAARIAQAVGVVTETVLAERSPHPVLVSLARAGTPVGILMRRWARHRHGLDLPHYAVSIVRGRGIDANALRWLAAHHDPRDVVFVDGWTGKGAITRELAQALTEFEKSDGITGFDPEIAVLADPGSCVRTYGTREDFLIPSACLNSTVSGLISRTVLRADLVGPHDYHGAKFYRELAATDVSVAFLDAVSARFPEVADAACAQAKELLAADRSPTWEGWAAVERISEEYGIHDVNLVKPGVGETTRVMLRRVPWKVLARAGAGSDLDHVRLLAEQRGVPVEEVADLPYTCVGLIHPRYTRGATGADGKAVTV from the coding sequence ATGGAGAAGGCAGTGAACGAGGGGCCGCACCACGAGGTGCGCGACGGAGTCTGGTCGGGCAGCTGGGTCGCCGAGCGGCTCGGCGTCGAGCTGGCCGGTGACGACCACCTGACCGACCTGCTGGGACTGGCGCTGCGCCGCAACCCCAAGCGGGCCCACCTGCTGGTGTCGAACGTGCTGGGCAAGCACGTGCCGCAGTCGCCGTCCGTCGTGTACGGCCACGGCGTCGAGCTCGGCCGCCGGGTCCGTGACCTGCTGGGGGAGGAGGAGGCACGCGCGGCGGTCGTCCTCGGCTACGCGGAGACCGCGACCGGCCTCGGCCACTCCGTCGCCGACGGGCTGGGCCTCGCCCCCTGTCTGCACTCCACCCGCCGCCCGGTCGCCGGCCTCGCCCCCGCCGGCGGCTTCGAGGAGTCCCACTCGCACGCGACCTCGCACCTGCTGCTGCCGGAGGACCCCGCGCTGCTCACCGGCGCCGGGCCGCTGGTCCTCGTCGACGACGAGTTCTCCACGGGCAACACGGTGCTGAACACCGTCCGGGACCTCCACGCGCGGTATCCGCGGCGGCGGTACGTGGTGGTGGCGCTGGTCGACATGCGGTCGGCGGCGGACGCCGGGCGGCTGGAGGACTTCGCCCGTGAGATCGGCGCGCGGGTGGATCTCGTGGCCGCGGCCTCGGGGACGGTGCGGCTGCCCGAGGGGGTGCTGGAGAAAGGGCGCGAGCTGGTGGCGCGGTACGAGTCGGAGGGTTCGTCGGACAACGGCGTTGCCGTCGAGGCAGACCAGGAGGTCAACCCCTCAGGGGCGCGGGGAACTGCGCGACCAGCCCCCACCGGCCCGCACCCGGACGACGAGCGAACCCACCCCCGCATCACCCGCGTAGACCTCCGCTGGCCCGCCGGGCTCCCCGACGGGGGACGACACGGCTTCACCCCGGCTCACCGCGCCCGGCTGGAGGCCGCCCTGCCCGGAATGGCGGCCCGGATCGCCGAGGCGCTGCCCGCCGGCGCCCGCCGTGTGCTCGTACTCGGCTTCGAGGAGCTGATGTACGCCCCGCTCCGGCTCGCCGAGGCGCTGGAGCGGACCACGGACGCCGAGGTGCGCTACTCCACCACCACCCGCTCGCCCGTCCTCGCCGTCGACGACCCCGGCTACGCGATACGCACCCGCCTGGTCTTCCCCGCCCACGACGACCCCGCCGACGGGCCCGGCGAGCGGTACGCCTACAACGTCGCCGGCGCCGGCTTCGACGCTGTCGTCGCCGTCGTCGACTCGGCCGGGGACACCCCCGCGCTGCACGCGCCCGACGGCCTGCTGGCCCGGCTCGCCGCGCACACGCCGCGGGTCCTCCTCGCCGTCGTCCCGTCGTACGTCCCCGGGACCCGGCCCGCCCCCGAAAGGCCCTCCATGCTGCCCGAGCCCCTCCGCGGCCCCGCCTTCTCCTCGTACGCGCCCGAGGAGGTCGGCTGGCTGCTCCAGGACCTCTCGGACGTGACGCTGGAGGCGCCGACCGAGGAGCGCGAGGAGGCCATCCAGAGCGGCGGCGCCCACTACGCGGAGTCGCTGCCCGTGGAGTACCAGCCGAGCGAGCAGTACCAGGAGCTGTTCCACGCCGCGCTGGAGGAGTCGGCGGCCCGCATCGCCCAGGCGGTCGGTGTGGTCACCGAGACCGTCCTGGCCGAGCGGTCGCCTCACCCGGTCCTGGTCTCCCTGGCCCGCGCCGGCACACCCGTCGGCATCCTGATGCGCCGCTGGGCCCGGCACCGGCACGGCCTCGACCTGCCGCACTACGCCGTGTCGATCGTCCGCGGCCGCGGCATCGACGCCAACGCGCTGCGCTGGCTCGCCGCACACCACGACCCCCGGGACGTCGTCTTCGTCGACGGCTGGACCGGCAAGGGCGCCATCACCCGCGAACTCGCCCAGGCGCTCACGGAGTTCGAGAAGTCCGACGGCATCACAGGCTTCGACCCGGAGATCGCCGTCCTGGCCGACCCCGGCTCCTGCGTACGCACCTACGGCACCCGCGAGGACTTCCTCATCCCCTCCGCCTGCCTCAACTCCACCGTCTCCGGCCTGATCTCACGGACCGTGCTCCGCGCGGACCTGGTCGGCCCGCACGACTACCACGGCGCGAAGTTCTACCGCGAACTCGCCGCCACCGACGTCTCGGTGGCCTTCCTCGACGCCGTCTCCGCCCGTTTCCCCGAGGTCGCGGACGCGGCCTGCGCCCAGGCCAAGGAACTGCTCGCCGCCGACCGCTCGCCCACCTGGGAGGGCTGGGCCGCCGTCGAACGCATCAGTGAGGAGTACGGCATCCACGACGTGAACCTCGTCAAGCCCGGCGTCGGCGAGACCACCCGGGTCATGCTGCGCCGCGTGCCCTGGAAGGTCCTGGCACGCGCCGGGGCGGGCAGCGACCTCGACCACGTCCGCCTGCTGGCCGAGCAACGCGGCGTACCCGTCGAGGAGGTGGCCGACCTGCCCTACACCTGCGTCGGCCTGATCCACCCCAGGTACACCCGGGGCGCCACCGGCGCCGACGGCAAGGCGGTGACGGTCTGA
- a CDS encoding HpcH/HpaI aldolase/citrate lyase family protein, whose protein sequence is MRHFGHIAPEVRKRLFHREPCVFTPDSPARLLSAALGATLYSPATRPRLADDVLKQGGRGVVSMVLCLEDSIDDADVGPGEENLVRQFSALADLPDADLPLLFIRVRVPEQIPDLVRRLGPAVRLLSGFVLPKFTEERGIPFLEALATAEAESGRRLFAMPVLESPELLYRETRVETLEGISRAIDKYRDRVLALRLGVTDFCSSYGLRRGPDMTAYDVQIVASVIADVVNMLGRADGTGFTVTGPVWEYFRVQERMFKPMLRQSPFLEVQAADLRAKLIEHAMDGLLREISLDHANGLLGKTCIHPSHVLPVHALSVVSHEEFSDAQDILRPERGGGGVLRSAYTNKMNEVKPHRAWAERTLLRAEVFGVANEDIGFVELLAAGLPS, encoded by the coding sequence ATGCGTCATTTCGGGCACATCGCCCCTGAGGTGCGGAAGCGTCTCTTCCACCGCGAGCCGTGCGTGTTCACTCCGGACTCCCCGGCCCGTCTGCTCTCGGCCGCCCTGGGCGCCACGCTCTACAGCCCGGCCACCCGGCCGCGCCTCGCCGACGACGTCCTCAAGCAGGGCGGACGCGGCGTGGTGTCGATGGTGCTGTGCCTGGAGGACTCGATCGACGACGCGGACGTCGGCCCCGGCGAGGAGAACCTGGTCCGCCAGTTCAGCGCCCTCGCCGACCTCCCGGACGCGGACCTGCCGCTGCTGTTCATCCGGGTCCGCGTCCCCGAGCAGATCCCCGACCTGGTGCGACGCCTCGGCCCCGCCGTCCGCCTGCTGTCCGGATTCGTGCTGCCCAAGTTCACCGAGGAACGCGGCATCCCGTTCCTGGAGGCCCTGGCGACCGCCGAGGCCGAGAGCGGCCGTCGCCTCTTCGCCATGCCGGTGCTGGAGTCGCCGGAGCTGCTGTACCGGGAGACCCGCGTGGAGACCCTGGAGGGCATCTCCCGCGCGATCGACAAGTACCGCGACCGCGTCCTCGCCCTGCGCCTCGGCGTGACGGACTTCTGCTCCTCCTACGGGCTGCGCAGAGGCCCCGACATGACGGCCTACGACGTGCAGATCGTCGCCTCCGTGATCGCCGACGTGGTGAACATGCTGGGCCGCGCCGACGGCACCGGCTTCACCGTGACCGGGCCGGTGTGGGAGTACTTCCGGGTCCAGGAGCGCATGTTCAAGCCGATGCTGCGGCAGAGCCCCTTCCTGGAGGTGCAGGCCGCGGACCTGCGCGCGAAGCTGATTGAGCACGCCATGGACGGCCTGCTCAGGGAGATCTCCCTGGACCACGCCAACGGCCTGCTGGGCAAGACCTGCATCCACCCCTCGCACGTGCTGCCGGTCCACGCCCTGTCGGTCGTCAGCCACGAGGAGTTCTCGGACGCCCAGGACATCCTGCGCCCCGAGCGCGGCGGCGGGGGCGTCCTGAGGTCGGCCTACACGAACAAGATGAACGAGGTGAAGCCGCATCGGGCCTGGGCCGAGCGGACCCTGCTGCGTGCCGAGGTTTTCGGCGTGGCGAACGAGGACATCGGCTTCGTGGAACTGCTCGCGGCGGGGCTGCCGAGCTGA
- a CDS encoding TerD family protein, translated as MTHAMLKGSNVPLEATTVRAVLRWTPGQGVPDVDASALLLGPDGRVRSDEDFVFYNQPRHPSGKVWRLGKKRGAEGLTDTIQTDLTGVETEVGRILLVASADGVTFDRVQALRILLYDAADTGAEALAYFDVKPETGQETALICGELYRRGEGWKFRALGEGYENGLKGLATDYGISVDESEAAAEEPTTTVPTPPTTTASPTASAPAQPTAAGPAQQPPATVQHSPEVSRPLPPEQPTAVPAQPGYGYPPQQPATTQPATAQPAYGYPHPASRPGYGYPQAPATAGVAGAQTGYGYPSPVTAAPDPDFRLPPQGPQFIGR; from the coding sequence ATGACGCACGCGATGCTGAAGGGGTCGAACGTCCCGCTGGAAGCCACCACGGTGCGCGCCGTGCTGCGCTGGACACCCGGGCAGGGGGTTCCGGACGTCGACGCCTCCGCGCTGCTCCTCGGCCCCGACGGTCGCGTGCGCTCCGACGAGGACTTCGTCTTCTACAACCAGCCCCGGCACCCCTCCGGGAAGGTGTGGCGGCTCGGCAAGAAGCGGGGCGCCGAGGGCCTGACCGACACGATCCAGACAGATCTCACCGGTGTCGAGACGGAGGTCGGCCGGATTCTGCTGGTCGCATCGGCGGACGGCGTCACGTTCGACCGCGTGCAGGCCCTGCGCATCCTGCTGTACGACGCGGCGGACACCGGTGCGGAGGCGCTGGCGTACTTCGACGTCAAGCCGGAGACGGGCCAGGAGACCGCGCTGATCTGCGGCGAGCTGTACCGGCGCGGGGAGGGCTGGAAGTTCCGGGCGCTGGGCGAGGGCTACGAGAACGGGCTGAAGGGGCTCGCGACCGACTACGGCATCTCGGTGGACGAGTCGGAGGCGGCGGCGGAGGAGCCGACGACGACGGTGCCCACGCCCCCGACCACGACCGCATCCCCGACCGCATCGGCACCGGCACAGCCGACGGCCGCCGGCCCCGCTCAGCAGCCCCCCGCCACGGTCCAGCACTCCCCCGAGGTGTCCCGGCCGCTGCCGCCGGAGCAGCCGACCGCGGTGCCCGCGCAGCCGGGGTACGGGTACCCGCCCCAGCAGCCCGCGACGACCCAGCCGGCGACGGCCCAGCCCGCGTACGGCTATCCGCACCCCGCGAGCCGGCCCGGCTACGGCTACCCCCAGGCACCGGCCACGGCGGGCGTCGCGGGGGCGCAGACCGGCTACGGCTACCCGTCGCCGGTCACCGCGGCCCCCGACCCCGACTTCCGCCTGCCCCCACAGGGACCGCAGTTCATCGGACGCTAG
- a CDS encoding Tellurium resistance translates to MGLFDGLRRGDVQFDSGNANTNAIELTKRRAQISLTKQDAANGHLRVNLSWRMRTSDIGGSQRESLLRHPFRALKPPEVIGHSQSVVNVDLDLGCLYELQDGTKGVVQPLGGYFGDVNAPPYVKLSGDDRFGSGSGETMYINLDHRDSIKRLLVFVYIYDQTPAFDRAHAIVTLYPSNGPRIEIHLDERQPQARSCAVVMIEKVKNEIIVRREAKFVYGFQAELDRLYGWGLQWGRGYKTKV, encoded by the coding sequence ATGGGCCTGTTCGACGGACTCCGGCGCGGCGATGTGCAGTTCGACTCGGGCAACGCGAACACCAACGCGATCGAGCTGACCAAGCGGCGCGCGCAGATATCACTCACCAAACAGGACGCGGCCAACGGCCATCTACGGGTCAACCTGAGCTGGCGCATGCGCACGTCCGACATCGGCGGCTCACAGCGCGAGAGCCTGCTGCGCCACCCCTTCAGGGCACTGAAGCCGCCGGAGGTCATCGGCCACAGCCAGAGCGTCGTCAACGTCGACCTCGACCTGGGCTGCCTGTACGAGCTCCAGGACGGCACCAAGGGGGTCGTCCAGCCCCTCGGCGGCTACTTCGGCGACGTCAACGCCCCGCCGTACGTCAAGCTCAGCGGCGACGACCGCTTCGGCTCGGGGTCCGGCGAGACGATGTACATCAACCTCGACCACCGCGACAGCATCAAGCGGCTGCTGGTCTTCGTCTACATCTACGACCAGACACCCGCCTTCGACCGCGCCCACGCCATCGTCACGCTCTACCCGAGCAACGGCCCGCGCATCGAGATCCACCTCGACGAACGCCAGCCGCAGGCCCGCTCCTGCGCCGTCGTCATGATCGAGAAGGTCAAGAACGAGATCATCGTGCGCCGCGAGGCGAAGTTCGTCTACGGCTTCCAGGCGGAGCTGGACCGGCTGTACGGGTGGGGGCTCCAGTGGGGGCGGGGCTACAAGACGAAGGTCTAG
- a CDS encoding DUF475 domain-containing protein, whose amino-acid sequence MVLKTFGWSFAVTALGLVAAVFYGGWTAFGVVAILSVLEISLSFDNAVVNAGILKKMNAFWQKIFLTIGILIAVFGMRLVFPVVIVALSAQLGPIEAVDLALTDKDQYQQYVTDAHPSIAAFGGMFLLMIFLDFIFEDRDIKWLGWLERPLAKLGKVDMLSVCIALIVLLISAITFGANAHQHGGTHADKAETVLLSGIAGLITYMIVGGLSGYFEDKLEEEEEREHEAEEKAAREGKPKSAVKLAGKAAFFMFLYLEVLDASFSFDGVIGAFAITNDIVLMALGLGIGAMYVRSLTVYLVREGTLDDYVYLEHGAHYAIGALAMVLLVTIQYEINEFITGSIGVILIGASFWSSVRRNRAIAAAEGKAGSDEKTEISSGV is encoded by the coding sequence GTGGTTCTGAAAACCTTCGGGTGGTCGTTCGCGGTCACCGCGCTCGGCCTGGTCGCAGCGGTCTTCTACGGAGGGTGGACCGCGTTCGGCGTCGTAGCGATCCTGTCCGTCCTCGAGATCTCGCTGTCCTTCGACAACGCGGTGGTCAACGCCGGGATCCTGAAGAAGATGAATGCCTTCTGGCAGAAGATCTTCCTCACGATCGGCATCCTGATCGCCGTCTTCGGCATGCGACTGGTCTTCCCCGTCGTGATCGTCGCGCTCAGCGCCCAGCTGGGCCCGATCGAGGCCGTCGACCTCGCGCTCACCGACAAGGACCAGTACCAGCAGTACGTCACCGACGCCCACCCGTCGATCGCCGCCTTCGGCGGCATGTTCCTGCTGATGATCTTCCTGGACTTCATCTTCGAGGACCGGGACATCAAGTGGCTCGGCTGGCTGGAGCGCCCCCTGGCCAAGCTCGGCAAGGTCGACATGCTGTCGGTCTGCATCGCCCTGATCGTCCTGCTCATCTCCGCCATCACCTTCGGCGCCAACGCCCACCAGCACGGCGGCACCCACGCCGACAAGGCGGAGACCGTCCTGCTCTCCGGCATCGCCGGCCTGATCACCTACATGATCGTCGGTGGCCTCTCCGGCTACTTCGAGGACAAGCTCGAAGAGGAGGAGGAGCGCGAGCACGAGGCCGAGGAGAAGGCCGCGCGCGAGGGCAAGCCCAAGTCGGCGGTCAAGCTGGCCGGCAAGGCCGCGTTCTTCATGTTCCTCTACCTCGAGGTCCTGGACGCGTCCTTCTCCTTCGACGGCGTCATCGGCGCCTTCGCCATCACCAACGACATCGTCCTGATGGCCCTCGGCCTCGGCATCGGCGCCATGTACGTCCGGTCGCTGACCGTCTACCTGGTCCGCGAGGGCACCCTCGACGACTACGTCTACCTGGAGCACGGCGCGCACTACGCCATCGGCGCGCTCGCCATGGTCCTCCTGGTCACCATCCAGTACGAGATCAACGAGTTCATCACCGGCTCCATCGGCGTCATCCTGATCGGCGCCTCCTTCTGGTCCTCCGTGCGCCGCAACCGCGCCATCGCGGCGGCCGAGGGAAAAGCCGGCTCGGACGAGAAGACTGAAATCTCGTCCGGGGTGTGA